TATTTAGAAAACTTTGATATGGCCAACGACTTTTTTAAAGAGATGAAAGAGTTGGGTATATCAATCGCCCTGGATGACTTTGGCACAGGATATTCATCACTTGGCTACCTCACACAATTACACCTAAACACTCTAAAAATTGATAAACAATTCGTAGATAATTTATTAATTTCTAAGCGCAGTACGTTAATCACCAAAACAATTATCGAAATGGCCAAACAGCTAAATCTAAAAATTTGTGCTGAAGGTGTAGAAACCAGAGAACAATTTGATTTTTTGGTGGAAAATGGCTGTCATCAACTGCAAGGTTATCTTTTTTCCAAACCAATCAGTTTAGAACAAATGCTTACAACCACAGGTAAAAGCTAAAAGAGCTAATCAATTTCATAGAGTATGGTTAGCCCATTTGGAATTTTAATGTAGGAGGGTAAATAACCCACAGCGCCCTGATTGTTCTCTAAATAATCTAAAACAAGCTGTTCATCGGCCAATTCTTTAGGAGCTTTTTTCCGCCCAGTAAACTTCATTTGCGCCCAATAGGCTTGAATACGTGATTCAGTTAAACCAACAATTTTAGTGTTAAACAGTATACGAGTATGATTATTTGGGGGTAAAGCGATAGCAGAAAGTCCATAAGATAATGAGCTACCCATAAATAAATTACGCACTTCTTGCCGGTTCAATTCAATATTTGTAATGGCAGTGTTAGCAACAACTAAGATTGAATTATTAGCACTCGCAGAATAACCAGAATATAATAGTAAAGCTATAATCAATGCTTTCATCAAAACACCCACTCCATGGCTACTTGATACAGAATTGCTTGGCCATCAAAGTTATTCACATCTCGAGTAGTAAACAAACCTTGAGTTCCTTCATTTTCCTTTAGCAGGGTCGCTTCAGCTTTTAATGCTAGGTTTTCCTGCCAATCCCAACGAATACCAGCCGTATAGCTAAGCGTACTATTGTCTTGTGATTGACTAAAAGTTTGTTGATAGCCGAATGCTAGTGCATCTAACTGTGCATTGATCCCAGTTGGTATTTCAGCAACAGGCTGAAGATACCTGTTGGTATCTTTCGATATAGATAGGTAAACAGAAACTGGGTAAAAATTTAAACCTCCAGAAATAAAATAACCCTTCGTTTTAGGCGACAGAGATAGATCTGCTTTTATTTGCATTAATTCTGTTCGAAAGAAATAATCTACATCTTCATAAAAGGCACTAATTTGATAAAAACGTCCCACCCCATCAGTCTTTATAGAGTCTGCACTTTGCATGAAACCAAATTGTCGTAACTGGTTGCTAAAGGCATTTAACTCGGGTTGATTAATATCCGCATGCCCCCGGTGATAAGATGCTCTAAAATTCCATCCTTGATAGCCAACCGTTCCAACAATTCCTCGTAAGTTATCAATATCTGTGTCAAGAACTTGGCCATTAGCAACAAATTCTCTCTCTATACCACCTATATAAGCCTCTAAGCCAAGTGATATGTTTTTACCTACATACTCATACTGACTCTGAAGCCCCTCGTAAGTAGGAAACAAAAATCCTCGATAAACTTGCTGGGGCAAAGATATCCAAGGATAAGCAAAGCCGACATCAATAATATCACTGTAATTAAATATTGGAGTACGTTGCCTACCGATTTTGAATTTCCATGCATTGCTTGGAGTATAAGTTAAGTACAACCACTCGATACCTGAATCACTATCGTCGGCAGTACGTGCAACAGCTTGTCCTGTGACGGACAAGTTATCCATAACTTGATAGTCGAGTTGCAACCCTAGCAGGGTCTGTTCAGTAAAACTAATACTGTCATCGTAGCCTAAAAATGTCCCATGTTCTTCGTTCAGATACCCTGCAATCACGCGAGCAAAACCTGAAAACTGTAATTTATCATTAGTTTCTGCTTGTAGCGATGACATCCAGCAGCTGAACAAAACTAAGCTGCTAGCTGGAATAAAGCGATGAATTCGTAACATTCGGTTTTTAACCTTTTCGTCTACCGGTTCTATATTTTTACGAAGCAACTATTATCACTTCCTCTATTTTCTAAATATAACTGGCTAATAAACGTGATAAAGAGAGGATGGGATTTAAAATAACCACTCTAGGGCCACTAAATATAAATTATTGGACTCTCTAAGCTAACCTCATTGACTGGTATATATTACTGTTAAACTCTTAGGAATAACCGTATTAGCGGGTAAGTACCCTACTGCTCCCTGATTGTTTTTCAGGTAAGTTAATACTGATTTTTCATTTGCAACTTGCTTAGGAGGGGTTTTACGTCCAGTAAAACGCATTTGTGCCCAATATGATTGAATCCTAGATTCTGTTAAACCTACCACTTTAGTATTGAACATTACTCTGGTTTGATTATCTGGTGGCAATGCCACAGCTTTAAGGCCATAAGATAACGAGCTACCCATAAATAAATTACGCACTTCTTGTCGACTTAGGGTAATAGAAGTGTCTTGTGTATTAGCGACTACAACTATGCCGTTAGCACCTGAAGCGTGCCAACTGCTAAAACCCAATAATGCGATAAAATAAAGTAGGTATTTCATCAAAACACCCACTCTAATGCCAGTTGATAGAGTGGAGCTTTGCCATCAAACTTACCTTCATCTAGCACTATGAATTGAGAGCTTGTGCCTAGAGCTCCTTTAACCCAGGTTACTTCAGCTTTGAATGCAAGGTTCGTTTTCCAATCCCATCTTGTGCCTAGGGTAATACTTTCGGAGCTAAGGGCAGGTAAGGAGTTAAAAATTGTTTGATAGCCCAATGCCAACCCATCAAGTTGCGGGTCAATACCTACAGGTATTTCATTGACTGGCTCTTCGTAGGAACTGCTACTTTTTCCAAAAGACAAATAACTTAAAAACGGATAATAGTTATAACCTACGACTACAAAATAACTGTCTACGTCAGGTATAACAGCACTCTCACCTAACGTTCTGGTAGCTTCAGCTCGAAAGAAATAGTCTAAGTTGTCATAACTAGCTGCCAGTTGATAAAAATCAATTTTACCGTTTGGGTTTAAAAATTCTGCATTTTGGTAAAAACCAAATTGCTCAAGTATACCGGCAAAATCTAGGAGTTCTGTCAGGCCAATAAAAGTCTCTGCCGTATGGTACGCGGAGCGAAATGCCCAGTTATCATAGTTTATCTTAGCAATCAGGCCGCGGAGATCGTTAACATTCGCCTCAACTTCGACACCAGCGTTGTAAATGGTGTCATCAACACTACCCCAATAAGCTTCAACCTCGACTCCAATTTTTTTCCCAGACCAATTATAGTTAGCTAGTACCCCTTCAAAGGTTGAAAAAAATACCGATTTGTATACTTGTTGTGGAATAGTTACCCATGGATAAGCGAAACCTACATCAATAGAATCACTATAATAAAAAAGTGGGGTGCGTTGTTTACCCACTCTAATTTGAGTTGAGTCAGAAGGCTTATAGGTTAAGTATAACCATTCAACTCCTGATTCTCGTTCATTTCCGCTATGACCAATAAATTGTCCTGTAGCAGACAGGTTATCGAGTATTTGATAATCTGCCTGCAAACCAATCAAGCTTTGTTGACTTAAACTTAAATTATCATCATATCCTAAGTAGGTTGCATTTTTTTCATCAAGATAACCTAAAACTACACGAGCAAAACCTGAAAACTGTAATTTATCAGTAGTTTCCGCCTGTAGTAATGGCGTCCAGCTACTAAGCAAAACTAAACAGCTAACGGATATAAATTGGTGAATTCGTAACATTACGTTTTTAATTTTCCTGTCTCACGGTATTTATTTTTAACTATATAAAACACTACTTGTTGAAATGAAGAAGGCTCTCGTTTAAAAGACCCATTCTAAAGCCACTAAATATAAAATAGCTTTTCTATCAAAGCTTGGATCATTTACAGTAAAAAAAGCTCGATCAGAATTAGCACCGTTTAATTGGCTTATTTCGCCTTTTAGAGCCAAACCAGCCTTTAAATCCCATCTAGTACCTATGGTAAATGCCTCTGAACTATCAATGGGCAATTGATTAAATATCTCTTGATAACTAAAAGCAATGATATCTAGTTGTGAGTTTATACCTATAGGAATATCGGTAGCAGCTGGTTCATATTGAGTTTTATTTTGTGAATATGAAATATAGGTAGAAAAGGGAAGATAGTTATATCCCGCAGAAACGAAATAATTATCGCTGTCTGGAACAAAAACAAAATCAGCCTGTATTCGATTAAATTCGGTTCGTACGAAGTAATCTATATTTTCAAAATTAACACTCAATTGATAAACTTCGGTTGATCCCACCGTAGCTAAAGATTCAGCACTCTGAGTAAAACCAAGCTGGCCCAACAAGCCACTAAATTGTACTACATCATCGAGGTCAACACTTGTTCTACCTTGATGGTATGAAGCTCTAAAAGTCCAATTTTGGTAGGCCAGGTTACTAATTAATCCACGAAAGTCTGTCGTTTCAGCCTCCATAATACGCTCGGCCACTACCACTTTATCTTTAAATCCCCCCCAATAGCCTTCAATATTCAACACAAATTCATTATTAGATATTTCATAGTTTGCCATTAAACCATCAAATGTGGAAAAGAAGTGGCGGGGATAAGTTTGTTGCGGTAATGTTGCCCATGGGTAGGCGTACCCCACATCGATTACATCACTATAATTAAGAAATGGTGTTCGTTGCCTGCCCAGTTTAAATTTTAACGCCTTAGTGGGATGATAAGTTAAATATAACCATTCAATACCTGAATCACGCTGCGCCCCTGTATGTCCGATAACTTGCCCAGTTACAGCGAGCGTATCGACAACCTGATAGTCGAGTTGCAAGCCAATTAAGCTTTCTTGATCAAGACTAATTGAATTATCATAACCTAGGTATTCAGCATTTTTATCATCCAGATAGCCCATTACCACACGAGCGAAACCAGAAACCTTCAGATTATCTTCAGTATCAGCATAGGAGCTCGAAATACCACTAAAAAAAACCAAACAAGTGAACAACAAAAAATAATTATTACCACACTTAAAGTCATCAACAGGGCTATTTTCATTGTAATTAAGCAAAGGTATTCTCCATAAAAATTGCCCTGAGATAAAACAAACAATTGCACATTATTGAATGGTATAAATTATAGTTAAATCATTAGGGAGGGCAATACCAGCAGGCAAATATCCTACAGCTCCATCATTGTTCTCTAGGTACTTTAATACCAAATCTTCACTTTTCACTTCTTTAGGTGCGGTTTTACGACCAGTAAAGCGCATTTGTGCCCAATACGACTGAATACGTGATTCGGTTAATCCCACCACTTTAGTATTAAACAACACTCGAGTTTGATTTTCAGGCGGTAAGGCAACAGCTTTTAAATCATAAGGAATAACACCGCCCATAAATAAATTGCGGACTTGTTGTCGACTGAGCTGAATAGATTTATCGTCAGTATTAGCCACTACTATAATTGCATCCGACGCAATAGCTGCAGAAATAAAGCTCAGTAAGAATAAGATTAAAAAAGCGCAGGTTTTTTTCATTAAAACACCCACTCAATAGCAAGCTGATACAAGATAGCTTCACCATCAAATCCACCTAAGTCTTTCACCGCATAATCATTACTAATTTCGTCATTAGCTTCAACATAGGTCACTTCTGTTTTGAGAGCCAAGTTTGACAAAACATCCCAGCGAAGACCAATTTTGGTTCCTGCAGATTTATCATCAGGAAACTGAGCTAATGCCCCAAGATAAGTAGCCGCCAGTACGTCTAGTTCCGGAGAGACACCAAATGGAATTTCGTTTGCAAGGTGATCAAAATGAAGATCTTTTTTTCCGTAAGAGATATATAGAGTGTAAGGATAAAAGTTATAGCCAGCAGAAATATAAAAACTATCAATGTCTGCGACTAAACCACCTTCACCGACCATTTTGGCAATTTCACTACGCACAAAATAATTTAAATTTTCATAGTTTGCACTAAATTGGTAAAACTCAATAAGCCCGTTAGCATTCAGCCAATCAGCGCTTTGGGTAAAGCCGACTTGCCGTAATAGCTGACTAAACAGTTCCGCTTCATCTTGTTCAATATTAACATCGCCCTGATTATAAGAGGCTCGCAAGCTGAAATTTTTATATGCTACAGTGGCATTGATACCAACTAGGCCTATGACTTTTGTATTTATCTCTTGAGTACTCAAGTAAATTTTGTCGTCGAACCGTCCCCAGTAACCTTCATAATTAATCAACCAATCGTTGATCGCAAACTGGTAGTTAGCCAAAATACCATCAAAAGTTGAAAAGAAAGCAGTATCATAAAATTGTTGTGGCAACGTCAGCCAAGGATAAGCAAAACCAACATCCAAACTATCACTATAGTTAAAAAAGGGGATACGCTGCCTGCCGAGTTTAACTTGCAATGCATTATTAGGATGGTAGGTAAGATATAACCATTGCAGCCCAGAATTACGCTGGTCCTCTGTATATCCTACAAATTGGCTAGTAAGTGAGAAACTATCACTTAAATGATAATCAGCTTGCAAACCAAGCAGTGATTGTTGATCTAAGCTAATACTATTGTCATAACCGACATATTCGGCGTTTTTATCATCTAAGTGGCCTAACACCAATCGGGCAAATCCAGAAAACTGCAATTTGTCATCTGCAGCAGAGGCCACAGGGCTGATGCCAAGCAAAATAAGTATCAAACCAGCAGTACTTAAGATAAATCTAATATTCAAAATATAGGAGATTCTATTTAGAGTAATTAATTACCAACAAACATACTACGAGACAATATAGAGTCAACAATTATCATAATTATGATGCAATAAAATAGTAGCAATTAGGCTAGAAAATTCAATAGGCTGCCCTTTAACACCTATGTTACATTCAGTTAATAATAGCGAATTACCTAAAAGACACTAAGTTCTCAATGTAATTAGCACTAAAACCAACCTGACTATAAGGATGAAATGCAGACATGTCTGATTTTCGCCAAAAAGCACTCGATTACCACACGTTTCCAGTAGCTGGAAAAATTTGTATAGAACTCACCAAGCCAGCAGAAACTGTTGACGATTTAGCCTTAGCTTATAGTCCTGGTGTCGCTGAACCTGTTAGAGAAATTGCAAACAA
The sequence above is a segment of the Paraglaciecola sp. L3A3 genome. Coding sequences within it:
- a CDS encoding porin — translated: MILILLGISPVASAADDKLQFSGFARLVLGHLDDKNAEYVGYDNSISLDQQSLLGLQADYHLSDSFSLTSQFVGYTEDQRNSGLQWLYLTYHPNNALQVKLGRQRIPFFNYSDSLDVGFAYPWLTLPQQFYDTAFFSTFDGILANYQFAINDWLINYEGYWGRFDDKIYLSTQEINTKVIGLVGINATVAYKNFSLRASYNQGDVNIEQDEAELFSQLLRQVGFTQSADWLNANGLIEFYQFSANYENLNYFVRSEIAKMVGEGGLVADIDSFYISAGYNFYPYTLYISYGKKDLHFDHLANEIPFGVSPELDVLAATYLGALAQFPDDKSAGTKIGLRWDVLSNLALKTEVTYVEANDEISNDYAVKDLGGFDGEAILYQLAIEWVF